One part of the Scatophagus argus isolate fScaArg1 chromosome 12, fScaArg1.pri, whole genome shotgun sequence genome encodes these proteins:
- the LOC124068643 gene encoding protocadherin alpha-3-like translates to MSSGSTMEQRRCERRRARGYLVGCVVAVLLWSAASAQIRYSISEEVDEGTVVGNIAKDLGLDKATLKDRKFRVVSSNADPLFHVNQNDGILYVSRKIDREEVCAQSSTCLINLKTVLENPLEVHYVGVEVLDINDHAPTFPEKETTLEISENVLPGARFQLKAARDPDSGHYSVQQYKLSQNDHFRLEVKDKGKDGKIPILIIQKSLDRETARSHSLVLTALDGGKPPKSGEMNILVNVLDINDNAPVFSQEAYSVMLDENAPVGTTVTQVNATDLDDGTNGDVVYSFSKSVNTNILKLFDIDPSTGEVTVKGLIDYEENDKYEIEIQASDKGFAPLTTEKSVIIKIVDVNDNAPEIEVTSFSSSIPEDSRPGTTVALISVNDLDSGLNGKVICSIGEDVPFTLSPSLQDKMYSLVTKSPLDREKQSRYDLTISAKDAGQPPLSSEKTISVVVSDVNDNSPEFSLSPYTFYVSEGNEPGASVFSVKASDRDENDNALISYHILRDGSEVNKLTSFLNINPDSGQITALKSFDFETLKTFQFQVVATDSGTPSLSSNVTVNVFILDQNDNAPVILYPVSSNGSAEGVEEIPRNVNAGHLVTKVRAYDADIGYNGWLLFSLQEFTDHSLFALDRYTGQIRTLRSFTETDEAEHKLLILVKDNGNVSLSATATVIVKVVEPKEAFAASDVKSAAKDDEGNDVTFYLIITLGSVSVLFLISIIVLIAMQCSKSSTDYTSKYLQETNYDGTLCHSIQYRSGDKRYMLVGPRMSIGSTIVPGSHANTLVLPDRRRTSEEVRHF, encoded by the coding sequence ATGTCTTCGGGTTCAACCATGGAACAAAGAAGGTGCGAGCGGCGAAGGGCGAGAGGATATTTGGTCGGCTGCGTGGTTGCGGTGCTTTTATGGAGCGCAGCCTCAGCGCAAATACGATATTCAATCTCTGAGGAGGTTGACGAGGGAACTGTTGTTGGAAATATAGCAAAAGATCTGGGATTAGATAAAGCCACACTGAAAGACCGGAAGTTTCGGGTTGTTTCCAGTAATGCGGACCCGCTTTTCCATGTAAATCAAAACGACGGCATCCTGTATGTGAGCCGAAAGATCGACAGAGAAGAGGTGTGTGCGCAGAGCAGTACGTGTTTGATAAATCTAAAAACTGTGCTAGAAAATCCACTGGAGGTTCACTATGTTGGAGTGGAGGTGCTCGATATAAATGACCATGCTCCAACTTTCCCAGAGAAAGAGACAACGCTGGAGATTTCTGAGAACGTGTTACCGGGAGCGCGATTTCAGCTAAAAGCCGCACGGGATCCAGACAGTGGTCATTACTCCGTGCAGCAGTATAAACTGAGCCAGAACGACCACTTCCGTTTGGAAGTCAAAGATAAAGGAAAAGATGGTAAAATACCAATACTGATTATTCAAAAGTCTTTAGACAGGGAAACTGCCAGAAGTCATTCATTAGTACTGACGGCGCTGGATGGAGGAAAACCTCCGAAATCTGGTGAAATGAATATTCTAGTAAATGTTCTTGATATCAATGATAACGCGCCTGTTTTCTCTCAGGAAGCTTATTCTGTGATGCTCGATGAAAACGCTCCAGTAGGTACAACAGTCACGCAAGTGAATGCAACTGATTTAGACGATGGTACCAACGGCGATGTGGTTTATTCATTTAGCAAAAGTGTGAATACAAATATATTAAAGTTATTTGATATTGATCCATCAACAGGCGAGGTGACTGTAAAAGGACTTATAGATTATgaggaaaatgacaaatatgaaaTTGAAATTCAAGCCTCAGATAAAGGCTTCGCTCCtctaacaacagaaaaaagtgtgATCATCAAGATAGTTGATGTGAATGATAACGCACCTGAGATTGAAGTTACCTCATTTTCAAGCTCCATTCCTGAAGACTCCAGACCTGGAACTACAGTTGCCCTCATCAGTGTCAATGACTTGGACTCTGGTCTCAATGGGAAAGTTATTTGCTCCATAGGTGAGGATGTTCCATTTACTTTATCACCATCCTTACAagacaaaatgtattcattagTCACCAAATCACCtctggacagagagaaacagtcaCGTTATGACTTAACAATAAGTGCAAAAGATGCTGGTCAGCCACCATTATCATCAGAAAAGACCATCAGTGTTGTGGTGtcagatgtgaatgacaacagtCCAGAGTTTTCACTGAGTCCTTACACTTTCTATGTCAGTGAGGGGAATGAGCCAGGagcctcagtgttttctgttaaaGCTTCTGATCGCGATGAGAACGACAATGCTCTCATTTCCTATCATATTCTCAGAGATGGAAGCGAAGTAAATAAATTGACCTCATTTCTCAACATAAATCCAGATAGTGGACAAATCACCGCCCTGAAAAGTTTTGACTTTGAGACTCTGAAAACGTTCCAGTTCCAAGTCGTGGCCACAGACTCTGGAACTCCGTCACTGAGCAGCAACGTCACAGTGAACGTGTTCATTCTGGATCAGAACGACAACGCTCCAGTCATCCTGTATCCAGTCAGTTCCAACGGCTCTGCTGAAGGTGTGGAGGAGATTCCCCGCAATGTGAACGCAGGACACTTGGTGACTAAAGTCAGAGCCTATGACGCTGATATAGGATATAACGGCTGGTtactcttttcactgcaggaatTCACTGACCACAGTCTCTTTGCTTTGGACCGCTATACAGGACAGATCAGAACACTTCgctcattcacagagacagacgaggCTGAGCACAAACTGCTCATACTGGTCAAAGACAATGGGAACGTTTCCCTCTCAGCAACAGCTACTGTGATTGTCAAAGTGGTGGAGCCCAAAGAGGCATTTGCAGCCTCTGACGTTAAAAGTGCAGCCAAAGATGATGAGGGGAATGATGTGACTTTTTATCTCATCATAACTTTGGGCTCAGTTTCAgtccttttcctcatcagtatCATCGTGCTGATTGCAATGCAGTGCTCCAAATCATCCACAGACTACACTTCTAAATATCTACAAGAGACTAATTATGACGGGACACTGTGTCACAGCATCCAGTACAGATCTGGAGACAAACGCTACATGTTAGTTGGACCCAGAATGAGTATAGGATCTACTATAGTCCCTGGTAGCCATGCCAACACACTGGTGCTCCCTGACAGGAGACGTACTTCTGAAGAGgtaagacatttttaa
- the LOC124068644 gene encoding protocadherin alpha-3-like, whose protein sequence is MEQRGRRAWKERQRWFAFMVVLDILCGGASAQIRYSISEEVPDETVVGNIAKDLGLDKNALKERGYRIVTGTTEPLFEVNQNDGILYVKRRIDREEVCDRNSPCLINLKTVLENPLEIHYVAVEILDINDHSPAFPEKEKRLEISESALPGARFQLQAARDNDVGQFSIQQYKLSHNEYFRLEVKDRGEDRKVPFLVLQKQLDRETAGKHKLGLTAVDGGKPAKSGAIEITVDVLDVNDNSPVFTRELYSATLQENVPVGTVVIQVNATDLDQGANGEIIYSFGNEVDIKLMDVFTIDANTGEITVKGRIDFEESQSYEIDIQASDKGQVPLTTDKSVVITVIDVNDNAPEIEVTSFSSSIKEDSKIGTTVALISVSDLDSGINGKVICTIKEDVPFALSPSLQENMYAVVTRSHLDRETVSQFDVTIIAKDTGEPLFSSQKTIRVLVSDVNDNVPQFTSNPYDFYITENNSPGASVFSVKASDRDDSENALISYHILRDANVDNKLASFLNINSENGDIMALKSFDFETLKTFQFQVVATDSGTPSLSSNVTVNVFILDQNDNAPVILYPVSSNGSAEGVEEIPRNVNAGHLVTKVRAYDADIGYNGWLLFSLQEVTDHSLFALDRYTGQIRTLRSFTETDEAEHKLLILVKDNGNVSLSATATVIVKVVEPKEAFAASDVKSAAKDDEGNDVTFYLIITLGSVSVLFLISIIVLIAMQCSKSTDYTSKYLQEANYDGTLCHSIQYRSGDKRYMLVGPRMSIGSTIVPGSHANTLVLPDRRRTSEEVRHIYAQTLV, encoded by the coding sequence ATGGAACAAAGAGGACGCAGAGCATGGAAGGAGCGACAGCGCTGGTTTGCATTTATGGTGGTTTTGGATATTCTCTGTGGCGGAGCGTCTGCACAGATCCGATATTCGATATCTGAAGAAGTCCCAGATGAAACCGTCGTTGGAAATATAGCCAAGGACTTGGGACTAGATAAGAATGCGCTCAAGGAGAGAGGATATCGCATTGTCACGGGCACAACTGAACCCCTGTTTGAGGTGAATCAAAATGATGGCATTTTATATGTAAAAAGAAGgatagacagagaggaggtgtgTGACCGGAACAGTCCGTGTTTGATCAATCTGAAGACCGTGTTAGAAAACCCGCTGGAGATCCACTATGTGGCCGTGGAAATACTTGATATAAACGACCACTCGCCTGCTTTtccagaaaaagagaaaaggcttGAAATTTCTGAGTCGGCCTTGCCAGGAGCGAGATTTCAGCTGCAGGCTGCGCGTGACAACGATGTCGGCCAGTTCTCCATCCAGCAATATAAACTCAGCCATAACGAATATTTTAGATTAGAAGTGAAGGATAGAGGGGAGGACCGTAAAGTACCGTTTTTAGTTCTGCAGAAACAGCTCGACAGAGAAACAGCCGGCAAACACAAGCTGGGTTTAACAGCAGTTGATGGAGGAAAACCGGCGAAGTCTGGCGCGATAGAAATAACAGTGGATGTACTTGATGTTAATGATAACTCCCCGGTGTTTACCAGAGAACTGTACTCTGCGACACTTCAAGAAAACGTTCCCGTTGGAACTGTAGTTATTCAAGTAAATGCGACCGATTTGGACCAGGGTGCAAATGGCGAAATAATATATTCATTTGGTAACGAAGTTGATATAAAATTAATGGATGTCTTTACTATAGATGCAAACACCGGTGAAATTACAGTAAAGGGTCGGATAGATTTCGAGGAAAGTCAAAGCTATGAAATTGACATTCAGGCGTCTGATAAGGGACAAGTTCCTCTAACAACGGACAAAAGTGTTGTAATAACTGTTATTGATGTTAATGATAATGCACCTGAGATAGAAGTGACATCATTTTCGAGCTCTATCAAGGAGGATTCAAAGATAGGAACTACAGTGGCCCTGATCAGTGTCAGTGATTTAGACTCAGGAATCAATGGCAAAGTCATTTGCACGATAAAAGAAGATGTTCCTTTTGCCTTATCTCCATCACTGCAAGAAAACATGTACGCTGTTGTGACCAGGTCGCACCTGGACAGAGAAACTGTTTCTCAGTTTGATGTTACAATTATTGCGAAAGACACAGGTGAGCCGttattttcaagtcaaaagACCATAAGGGTTCTAGTGTCAGATGTAAACGACAACGTTCCACAGTTTACATCAAACCCATATGACTTTTATATCACAGAGAACAACAGTCCAGgagcttcagtgttttcagtaaaaGCTTCTGATCGTGATGACAGCGAAAATGCTCTCATTTCCTATCATATTCTCAGAGATGCAAACGTAGATAATAAGTTggcttcatttttaaatattaactcTGAAAATGGGGATATTATGGCGCTCAAAAGTTTTGACTTTGAGACTCTGAAAACGTTCCAGTTCCAAGTCGTGGCCACAGACTCTGGAACTCCGTCACTGAGCAGCAACGTCACAGTGAACGTGTTCATTCTGGATCAGAACGACAACGCTCCAGTCATCCTGTATCCAGTCAGCTCCAACGGCTCTGCTGAAGGTGTGGAGGAGATTCCCCGCAATGTGAACGCAGGACACTTGGTGACTAAAGTCAGAGCCTATGACGCTGATATAGGATATAACGGCTGGTtactcttttcactgcaggaagtcactgacCACAGTCTCTTTGCTTTGGACCGCTATACAGGACAGATCAGAACACTTCgctcattcacagagacagacgaggCTGAGCACAAACTGCTCATACTGGTCAAAGACAATGGGAACGTTTCCCTCTCAGCAACAGCTACTGTGATTGTCAAAGTGGTGGAGCCCAAAGAGGCTTTTGCAGCCTCTGATGTTAAAAGTGCAGCCAAAGATGATGAGGGGAATGATGTGACTTTTTATCTCATCATAACTTTGGGCTCAGTTTCAgtccttttcctcatcagtatCATCGTGCTGATTGCAATGCAGTGCTCCAAATCCACAGACTACACTTCTAAATATCTACAAGAGGCTAATTATGACGGGACACTGTGTCACAGCATCCAGTACAGATCTGGAGACAAACGCTACATGTTAGTTGGACCCAGAATGAGTATAGGATCTACTATAGTCCCTGGCAGTCACGCAAATACTCTGGTCCTTcctgacaggaggaggacatcTGAAGAGGTAAGACACATTTACGCTCAAACTTTAGTGTGA
- the LOC124068680 gene encoding protocadherin alpha-7-like produces the protein MEQRRRETRRGRTKWVTYMVVLITFWSRASGQLRYSISEEVREGTIVGNIAKDLGLDKTTLKERGYRIVYGSTEPPFRVNQDDGILYVNQQIDREEVCDRSKVCVIDLKTVLENPLEVHYVAVEIVDINDHAPSFPENEKIIEISESALPGAKFQLKAARDADSGSLSVQQYKLSQNDHFRLEVKDRGEDRKTPSLILQKPLDRESVKTHVLLLTATDGGRPPRSGNMTIIVGVSDVNDNPPVFTQDSYTVQLKENSPLGTTVIQVNATDVDEGLNGEVVYSFGNDVDAQASARFALDSVTGVITVAGDIDFEECSRYEIDIQASDKAAATLATDKSVVIQIVDVNDNAPEIEVTSFSHALPEDSKPGTTVALISVKDIDSGLNGKVMCYISKDLPFTLIPSLQNNMYSLVTKLLLDREKMAQYYVTIACKDAGEPSLTSDKTVNIVVSDVNDNSPLFTQNPYVFYITENNNPGASILAVTARDDDEGSNALISYHILRDKGKDNLLTSFLNVNSENGQITALKSFDFETLKTFQFQVVATDSGTPSLSSNVTVNVFILDQNDNAPVILYPVSSNGSAEGVEEIPRNVNAGHLVTKVRAYDADIGYNGWLLFSLQEVTDHSLFALDRYTGQIRTLRSFTETDEAEHKLLILVKDNGNVSLSATATVIVKVVEPKEAFAASDVKSAAKDDEGNDVTFYLIITLGSVSVLFLISIIVLIAMQCSKSSTDYTSKYLQEANYDGTLCHSIQYRSGDKRYMLVGPRMSIGSTIVPGSHANTLVLPDRRRTSEEVRSIF, from the coding sequence ATGGAACAAAGACGACGCGAGACGCGCAGAGGGCGGACAAAGTGGGTTACCTACATGGTGGTTTTGATTACGTTTTGGAGCAGAGCTTCGGGGCAACTCCGATATTCCATCTCCGAGGAAGTGAGAGAAGGAACTATTGTTGGAAACATCGCTAAGGATTTGGGTCTTGATAAGACGACATTGAAAGAGAGAGGATACCGCATTGTGTATGGCTCGACAGAGCCTCCCTTTCGAGTAAATCAGGACGACGGTATCTTATATGTCAACCAACAAAttgacagagaggaagtgtgCGACCGGAGCAAGGTTTGTgtaattgatttaaaaacagtgtTAGAAAACCCACTGGAGGTCCACTATGTAGCGGTGGAGATTGTGGACATAAACGATCATGCGCCGAGCTtccctgaaaatgaaaagataatagAAATTTCAGAATCTGCATTACCAGGAGCAAAATTTCAGCTCAAAGCTGCGCGTGATGCTGACAGTGGTTCATTATCTGTTCAGCAGTACAAGTTGAGTCAGAATGATCATTTTCGCTTGGAAGTGAAAGATCGTGGTGAGGACCGTAAAACCCCGAGTTTAATCCTCCAAAAGCCACTTGATAGGGAATCTGTTAAAACCCATGTGTTACTTCTGACAGCCACTGATGGAGGTAGGCCTCCACGATCTGGCAACATGACAATAATTGTCGGTGTTTCCGATGTCAATGATAACCCGCCTGTTTTCACCCAGGATTCCTATACagtgcagctgaaagaaaattcTCCTCTTGGTACAACTGTTATTCAAGTAAATGCAACAGATGTGGACGAGGGTTTAAATGGTGAGGTTGTATATTCATTTGGCAATGACGTGGATGCACAAGCAAGTGCGCGTTTTGCTTTAGATTCAGTGACAGGAGTAATTACCGTAGCAGGAGATATAGATTTCGAAGAATGTAGCCGATATGAAATTGATATCCAGGCATCCGACAAAGCTGCGGCCACACTAGCTACGGACAAGAGCGTTGTTATACAAATCGTTGATGTAAACGACAATGCACCGGAGATCGAAGTGACATCTTTTTCACATGCGCTCCCAGAAGACTCCAAACCGGGAACCACCGTAGCCTTGATTAGTGTGAAAGACATAGACTCTGGTCTCAACGGAAAGGTGATGTGTTACATAAGCAAAGATCTTCCTTTTACGCTCATCCCATCTTTACAAAATAACATGTATTCTTTGGTCACTAAATTGCTTTTGGATAGAGAAAAGATGGCGCAATATTATGTGACAATTGCCTGCAAAGACGCAGGAGAACCATCCTTAACGTCAGACAAGACCGTAAACATTGTTGTGTCAGACGTCAACGATAACAGTCCATTATTTACACAAAACCCATATGTTTTCTACATAACCGAAAATAACAACCCGGGAGCCTCTATTTTGGCAGTGACAGCCCGAGATGATGACGAAGGTAGCAATGCTCTTATTTCATATCACATATTAAGGGACAAAGGCAAAGACAATTTGCTTACCTCATTTCTAAATGTTAACAGTGAAAACGGACAAATCACCGCCCTAAAAAGTTTTGACTTTGAGACTCTGAAAACGTTCCAGTTCCAAGTCGTGGCCACAGACTCTGGAACTCCGTCACTGAGCAGCAACGTCACAGTGAACGTGTTCATTCTGGATCAGAACGACAACGCTCCAGTCATCCTGTATCCAGTCAGCTCCAACGGCTCTGCTGAAGGTGTGGAGGAGATTCCCCGCAATGTGAACGCAGGACACTTGGTGACTAAAGTCAGAGCCTATGACGCTGATATAGGATATAACGGCTGGTtactcttttcactgcaggaagtcactgacCACAGTCTCTTTGCTTTGGACCGCTATACAGGACAGATCAGAACACTTCgctcattcacagagacagacgaggCTGAGCACAAACTGCTCATACTGGTCAAAGACAATGGGAACGTTTCCCTCTCAGCAACAGCTACTGTGATTGTCAAAGTGGTGGAGCCCAAAGAGGCTTTTGCAGCCTCTGACGTTAAAAGTGCAGCCAAAGATGATGAGGGGAATGATGTGACTTTTTATCTCATCATAACTTTGGGCTCAGTTTCAgtccttttcctcatcagtatCATCGTGCTGATTGCAATGCAGTGCTCCAAATCATCCACAGACTATACTTCTAAATATCTACAAGAGGCTAATTATGACGGGACACTGTGTCACAGCATCCAGTACAGATCTGGAGACAAACGCTACATGTTAGTTGGACCCAGAATGAGTATAGGATCTACTATAGTCCCTGGCAGTCACGCAAATACTCTGGTCCTACCCGACAGGAGGAGGACATCTGAAGAGGTAAGATCAATATTTTAG
- the LOC124068590 gene encoding protocadherin alpha-8-like, which translates to MEQKRLGASGEQWRWVAFIVSLILLWCGASAQIRYSIAEEVKEGTIVGNIAKDLGLEKNTLKERGCRIVEGSTESFFHVNQEDGILYVDRIIDRETVCERSSVCLINLKTVLENPLEIHYVIVEIVDVNDHSPTFSGRESRLEISESVLPGLRLQLQAAHDPDVGQFSIQEYKLSPNDHFRLEVKDRGKDGKIPILVLLKALDRETKKSHKLLLTAVDGGKPSKSGTAEITVDVLDVNDNMPVFSEDTYSVLLEENAPIGTTIIKLNASDLDEGSNGEIVYSLGKNVNSRIRELFRVDADTGEIIVQDLIDFELEESYEIDIQASDKGSAPLRTDKSVLVNIVDLNDNTPHIEVTSFSRAISEDARLGTTVALISVLDKDSGLNGKVICSFSEDVPFTLSPSTQENMYSIVTKSPLDREKQSTYHVTVVARDAGVPSLSSEKSISIAVSDVNDNSPEFSASPFTYYVTENNSPGTSLFSVRASDRDEGDNSRILYHILRDGKENNKLHSFSLNINSETGDIMALKSFDFETLKTFQFQVVATDSGTPSLSSNVTVNVFILDQNDNAPVILYPVSSNGSAEGVEEIPRNVNAGHLVTKVRAYDADIGYNGWLLFSLQEVTDHSLFALDRYTGQIRTLRSFTETDEAEHKLLILVKDNGNVSLSATATVIVKVVEPKEAFAASDVKSAAKDDEGNDVTFYLIITLGSVSVLFLISIIVLIAMQCSKSTDYTSKYLQETNYDGTLCHSIQYRSGDKRYMLVGPRMSIGSTIVPGSHANTLVLPDRRRTSEEVRSIFCLFHSCDFSFHNILCQ; encoded by the coding sequence ATGGAGCAGAAAAGACTTGGAGCTTCGGGGGAGCAATGGCGGTGGGTCgctttcattgtttcattaatCTTGCTGTGGTGCGGAGCTTCGGCGCAAATAAGATATTCCATCGCCGAGGAAGTTAAAGAAGGTACTATTGTTGGGAATATAGCAAAGGATTTGGGATTAGAGaagaacacactgaaagaaaggGGATGTCGCATCGTTGAGGGTTCAACAGAGTCATTTTTTCACGTAAACCAGGAAGATGGGATACTCTACGTCGACCGGATAATTGACAGGGAAACGGTTTGTGAACGGAGCAGCGTGTGCTTGATCAACTTGAAAACAGTGCTGGAAAACCCCCTTGAAATTCATTATGTGATTGTAGAGATAGTGGATGTGAACGACCACTCTCCCACATTCTCAGGTCGGGAGTCACGTCTCGAAATTTCAGAGTCGGTTTTACCAGGTTTGCGCCTCCAGCTGCAGGCAGCACACGATCCTGATGTCGGTCAGTTTTCCATACAGGAGTATAAACTCAGTCCTAATGATCATTTTCGTTTGGAGGTTAAAGATCGTGGAAAGGATGGGAAAATACCGATTTTAGTTTTACTGAAGGCGCTGGATagggagacaaagaaaagtcaCAAGTTACTTCTTACAGCTGTTGATGGAGGGAAACCAAGTAAATCTGGAACAGCTGAAATTACTGTTGACGTATTAGATGTCAATGATAATATGCCAGTGTTCAGTGAAGACACATACTCGGTACTTTTGGAAGAAAATGCTCCTATTGGGACAACAATTATAAAATTAAATGCTTCTGATTTAGATGAAGGGTCCAATGGCGAGATTGTGTATTCATTAGGCAAGAACGTGAATAGCAGAATACGTGAACTTTTTCGTGTTGATGCGGACACAGGTGAAATTATTGTTCAAGATCTGATAGACTTTGAATTAGAGGAAAGCTATGAAATTGACATACAGGCATCTGATAAAGGATCGGCTCCTTTAAGGACAGACAAAAGTGTGTTGGTGAATATTGTTGATTTAAATGATAACACTCCGCATATAGAGGTTACATCATTTTCAAGGGCCATTTCAGAGGACGCAAGACTGGGAACCACTGTGGCATTGATCAGTGTTCTCGATAAAGACTCTGGTCTCAATGGGAAAGTTATTTGCTCATTTAGTGAAGATGTTCCATTCACATTATCACCTTCCACACAGGAGAACATGTATTCAATAGTCACAAAATCGCCCCTAGATCGAGAAAAACAGTCCACATACCATGTTACAGTTGTTGCAAGGGATGCAGGTGTGCCATCGCTGTCTTCTGAAAAAAGCATTAGCATAGCTGTATCTGACGTGAATGATAATAGTCCAGAGTTTTCAGCAAGCCCTTTCACGTATTACGTGACTGAGAACAACTCTCCAGgaacttcactgttttctgtgaGGGCATCAGACCGCGACGAGGGAGATAATTCTCGTATTTTGTATCACATTTTAAGAGATGGAAAAGAGAATAACAAACTCCATTCATTCAGTCTTAACATAAACTCTGAAACTGGGGATATTATGGCGCtaaaaagttttgattttgagACTCTGAAAACGTTCCAGTTCCAAGTCGTGGCCACAGACTCTGGAACTCCGTCACTGAGCAGCAACGTCACAGTGAACGTGTTCATTCTGGATCAGAACGACAACGCTCCAGTCATCCTGTATCCAGTCAGCTCCAACGGCTCTGCTGAAGGTGTGGAGGAGATTCCCCGCAATGTGAACGCAGGACACTTGGTGACTAAAGTCAGAGCCTATGACGCTGATATAGGATATAACGGCTGGTtactcttttcactgcaggaagtcactgacCACAGTCTCTTTGCTTTGGACCGCTATACAGGACAGATCAGAACACTTCgctcattcacagagacagacgaggCTGAGCACAAACTGCTCATACTGGTCAAAGACAATGGGAACGTTTCCCTCTCAGCAACAGCTACTGTGATTGTCAAAGTGGTGGAGCCCAAAGAGGCTTTTGCAGCCTCTGACGTCAAAAGTGCAGCCAAAGATGATGAGGGGAATGATGTGACTTTTTATCTCATCATAACTTTGGGCTCAGTTTCAgtccttttcctcatcagtatCATCGTGCTGATTGCAATGCAGTGCTCCAAATCCACAGACTACACTTCTAAATATCTACAAGAGACTAATTATGACGGGACACTGTGTCACAGCATCCAGTACAGATCTGGAGACAAACGCTACATGTTAGTTGGACCCAGAATGAGTATAGGATCTACTATAGTCCCTGGCAGTCATGCAAATACTCTGGTGCTCCCTGACAGGAGACGCACTTCCGAAGAGGTAAGATCAATATTTTGTCTATTTCATTCCtgtgatttttcatttcacaataTTTTGTGCCAATGA